In Diadema setosum chromosome 7, eeDiaSeto1, whole genome shotgun sequence, the DNA window TCTCTGGCCTGGTCACATGGGATCGACGGGAACACTTCACGCGATGGACAAACACCTGATCGATGTCTGTGAAATTCAGGAGGCAGAGGTCACAGTTGTACAGCTTCTTCATTATGGTCTTGTGGTTCGCGGCCATGTGAGTCTTCAAAGATTCAACATGATCAAAAGGCTTGTTGCAATGGACGCAACAGTACACATACTTCTCAATCTTGATGGCTCCATCCTTGAAATGAGATTCAAAGTGCTGCTCCAGCATGGTACGAGCTGAATACACACTCTTGCAGAAGGGGCACTTGTAGAGCAGACCATACTTCTTCAGCTTCAGTCTGTGGACTTGGAGCGAGTGCTCTGTCGCTGCTTCATTGTTGCGGAAGGCCAACTGACACAGAGTGCACTTGAAAAAGATATCCACATGGTTGGACTCCAAGTGACGCTTCAGGCCCTGGTATGATGTGGCGTACTTGAGGCAAAAGCCACATTTGAACAACGGCCTCCTGACCCAGTGGTGGCATCCATCATTTTGGTGCTCCAACAGCGCTTTCAGGTTTGGGAAGACCAACCCACACTCTGGACATGGATTCTGCTGCATGCTCTGTCTGTGAATTATAGTGTGCATTCGCAGCTTACAAGAATTGCCGAGAACCATATTGCAAACATTGCACTGACAAAGCGGTGCTTTTATcagtatcatctgcaaatgatcTTTCATGGCCTCCTTTGACAGGAATTTCTTGCCACATGACATACAGTGCATACCGTTGGTACTTTCTGCTTTGCTCCAAGATTGTGTCTCATTACTCGGTGTAGTAATGACAATTGTGGTTCGGTTTGAGGTGGGAGAGTTGCTTGTGGTCTTTGCAGGGTCATTAGGCGTAGTCTTATTTAATACATCTACTGAAGGCTTCTTTGGAATTGATTTGTCAGCTGTCTTTTGGAATGATGAAGACACAACAGTATCCGCGGCCGAATATTTTGGCTGCTGGAGATTGGTTGAGTGATGAGGCAAACTGTTCGCTGAATAAGAGGTCTTGGCTGGGACACTTTCTTCTCGCGCTGGTGCATTCAGACGGGTGAAGATCTTATAGGCATCAACAGATCTAGCTGGAGAAATGCTGGCCTGGACTGTGGTGACCTGCATGTCTCTCTTTGTAATCCCGTGCTTTTGGAAGTGGGCCAGGAAAGTGCACTTATTAAAGAAGACAAGATTCTGTCTCCCCTTACACCACCTGCAATGAACCGAGATCAGGGCAGTTTTGCGCTCTGTATGTGCATCCAGACTTGCCTTGAAAAGGAATGTGTCACTGCAGGCGGGGCACTCGAACACCTCCTTGCCCACACCAAGCACCGTGCACTGCTCGACCGACAGCCTGGGGCATTTGTGCGGGGGCACACAATTGTCTCTGGCGAGCATCTTCCTCTTTATCTGCACCAGCTCCCTCGCTTCCTTGACACGGTCAAAGAAAGAGTGGAATTCCTCCATGGAGTTCAAAGTGGACAGGTGGCTCACCGACAGGGTACCACTTTCTGCATCTTCAACTGGTGAAGCAGCACTCGCCGTGGGGGTCATTGGCCAGTCTTTGGCTGTTGGTGTCATGACAGGTTGTGATGCACATGTCAGCACCTTGCCCGACCTCTGGAGATCTTGATCACCAAGAAGGGAAACAGCACTCTGCACCAAACCCAGATCTGGAAACACTTTTGGCGAAGGCTTCCCTTGCGATGCATTCTCCTGGTTCAGTGCACCTTCACTGTCTGTGCTCGGTGAGGTGTCCTGCTTAATCCTGTCTTCTGACATGGAGCTGGCACTGCTACTGGTGTCTCCAATGTCCACTTGCTCTTCAGTCTTCTTATCTGTATTTGTACACAGAAACAAAGAGTTACAAATACTCAGGTAACATCTCAGATTCTGCTTGCTGGCATAGATGTCTGAGACATATAACACAATACATCATTTGatgtaatatcatttacaaccaCGACTGAATCCATTTGCTTTGTTAGCTTGGTTTTATTTACAATGCAACATCTCTCTGCTGAAATTTGTATTATTCAAAATCTTCCTTATGAAATGTCTTTCATAAGCCAGAGAAAAGTCAGTCAGTAATagccacaacaacaacaacaacaacaaaaaaaacagtAATGAAGTCCTCTCtcatacaaatttgaaacaaagCCAGAGATAATactgaaaataataatcaacCAAGACCAACCACAAGTTCTACTGATCACCAATCTTTGACGGAATCAAACAAATGGATGCTTCCATACAGTATACTAGAACCAACAAgtactgtactgtaaaacacaatattttcataaattggaGCCAATGACCTTTTTCACAAGaggaaattttcacaaattgcctttaacattttaatgcatatagtgtagacaagaattttcATGTGCCTTTAAATTTCaagaatcttggctctcataaaatttgtgaaattaaaatgcacatgaacattcctcaCTTTACAGTATGCTATAATACAAACATGGAATGTTTTGCAGTGTGTGGAAATTCCCATGAAGGTGTCCTTTGCTGTACCATACTAGCGAGAAGGTAAAAATCCAGAAAACATACCCCCATGCGCGAACTAACAAACAAGTTAAGTGGAAGTAAATTTGCCCTTCGAGAaggatttcatttttattttctccctattttgttatgttttataTCATGACCAGTCTTTATTTCACAGCCCATATTTAGTCAAATGTGGATATTTTGTCTCACACATGTACAGCGACACACCTTTCTCAAAGCAGTATCTCCCTGAAGAGATGCATCACTTACCATTTCTACCACCAGCTTCGTTGGCACTGTCACTGCGTTTggtatcttcatcatcattcttCATTTTGTTCTCAGCAACCTCAGCATCCTTCTCATCTGGTcgtttctctttctcctcctcctcttcctcctccttcacCTCCTCAGCCTGGTTTTCTTCTTCCATGGGACACTCCACAGGAATTGGAACAATGTGATCGGCCAACTCGGGGATGCCGTAGGCGGCAAGAATGTCCCCCATCTGCTCCTGGACTATTTCCGCCATGTCGGACTAGGCCTCCAAAGAGTGGGGTGTCTTCTCCGAGATATGTTCACTGTAAAAAACATACCGGGTAGGCATTATATAGAAAACCATTCAATAAAGACAATAACTATAGTAGGGCTGACAACTTCTGCAAATATAACGGCAGTTTTTAACAATGGTTCAAAATAGGAAAATTGTACATAGGACCTACACAAGACCAAGATTTGTTGGCCTCCATACAACATTGCCAGAGTGggcatacatgtaattatgcTTCAGCATCTAGCATTATGCTACGCATTATAAGTACACTTTTTTAtgccctcttttttttttttgcataattctAGCATAATTGTCACAGAAAGGACACTACATGCGATATGAGTactgtgatatattttttgtgattgtttctttgtttttcgggTGATTCATGAATAGAATTTGCAttaaaaatgtgttatttttggaTTGTCACCCGATTTTGGGAAACTCATTAGGCAAAAATATGAggacctttttttgttttgttttgttttgttttttgcttgtcagctaaTTTGGCAACAGAATTGAgaacccgccccccccccccccccaaaaaaaaaaaaatgttgaggatccttggtttttttttttttctttctctcttttttgcttgtcagtcaATTTGGTGCatgaaaattatcatttttgtccCCTGAAAATGATTATAAAACCTAAAACATTaggaacaacaaaaaatgaccATATTTCATGGCAATTTATAATAATTTTGAGCAGCCTCAAGCATAATCCCATTTACGCTGGCCACACTGCTTCTATACtgtgtgaaaataattatttattGGATGGCAATGAACGTGATACACTAGGGAATATATTGCACAAGTTAGGGCCAATATGGTATTACATGAATTGCAGATCTGGATGAGTGCAAATTGAGCTATAGATGGTAATTCAGGTAATATTCACTGGTTTTCCAGGATTTAAAGgcatcaaatataataaataaTTATCTCTGATCATTGTTTACTTAGAGAAGGCATAATAAACTGTaaaaaatgacatatttgtACTAGATCTTGAAGTTACTCGATATGCACTGAAAAGGAGTGACTCGCCGGTCACTTGCACTTGCGTGTAGTTCTGTTTGCATACTTGCGAATTGCAACAAGCATTTGCACACTAAGTAAGTATTCGCACAACAGACAATTTCAAAGACAGAATTTTATGGTGTATATAATATTACACAGCCACTAACAAGTTAGTCTATGGGTAATAGTTTGGCCTATAGACATCTAACAGGTCCCAAGGTCCTACTGGTACCACATAATGCACAGGTTTGAGTGCGTCAGTcagaattgtgtgcataaggcaACTATCTGGAATGCTTAACCTATGAGGCAAAGCTGAGcgaggctaaattccatagttactgCGCATGCACACTAGTCCTACtgatgcaaacaaacaaaaagacacatGTGTCATCTGTGTTAGAGGATGGGGacaattttcttgccaaaaatcaatttttttatcatgttacATGATGGCAAATTTACTGGATGCGTTTCCTTTTGGCTAGCCATAGACAAAAGGCGAAAAATCATGCGTCCAGTAAGGTAATTACTGGTACTCAATGCATGGCAAATTGGATGCATGGTTTTTTAGCCAATAGGCATCTCATACTGAATGCGCGAACGCTTGCAATTGCAGCTTATATTAGTGTGCGAATTTGGTTTGCTACAAGTGCGCGCACTCTTGCTACAAGCTTGTGCATTTTACCTCTGTAAGGCAGCATGCATGCAGCCAGTAGAAAATCAACATACCGGTAGACATGTTGTACAGGGTCTACTGCAGGATTTTTGCTACCGCCCAGTACCGGTACTCATTCCATACCGGTAACATGCCTTATAGGCCTATGCTCTCATCTAACAATGCACATTGAAAATCAAGCGGGGAAAAGTATGCAATTTATTGTACATTTGATGTAGataataatgtgatgatatatatattcgtCTAGTTGCATACTGTAGTTGGTAATGCTGCTCATTCCCCGAGTTCAAGATATGCACTCAATGTTCAACCTCCTGTGCCAGAATTCGAAGACATGCATTCAAATAAAAAAGCACCCCACAAAGTTTTTCATGTAATATAACAGGCGGCCACATTTTGGATGGCGTTTTATATTTACTgcacgagctgaaattttcgcgtacagatatttttgcgaattgctacttggacatt includes these proteins:
- the LOC140230602 gene encoding zinc finger protein 532-like translates to MAEIVQEQMGDILAAYGIPELADHIVPIPVECPMEEENQAEEVKEEEEEEEKEKRPDEKDAEVAENKMKNDDEDTKRSDSANEAGGRNDKKTEEQVDIGDTSSSASSMSEDRIKQDTSPSTDSEGALNQENASQGKPSPKVFPDLGLVQSAVSLLGDQDLQRSGKVLTCASQPVMTPTAKDWPMTPTASAASPVEDAESGTLSVSHLSTLNSMEEFHSFFDRVKEARELVQIKRKMLARDNCVPPHKCPRLSVEQCTVLGVGKEVFECPACSDTFLFKASLDAHTERKTALISVHCRWCKGRQNLVFFNKCTFLAHFQKHGITKRDMQVTTVQASISPARSVDAYKIFTRLNAPAREESVPAKTSYSANSLPHHSTNLQQPKYSAADTVVSSSFQKTADKSIPKKPSVDVLNKTTPNDPAKTTSNSPTSNRTTIVITTPSNETQSWSKAESTNGMHCMSCGKKFLSKEAMKDHLQMILIKAPLCQCNVCNMVLGNSCKLRMHTIIHRQSMQQNPCPECGLVFPNLKALLEHQNDGCHHWVRRPLFKCGFCLKYATSYQGLKRHLESNHVDIFFKCTLCQLAFRNNEAATEHSLQVHRLKLKKYGLLYKCPFCKSVYSARTMLEQHFESHFKDGAIKIEKYVYCCVHCNKPFDHVESLKTHMAANHKTIMKKLYNCDLCLLNFTDIDQVFVHRVKCSRRSHVTRPENAKAGEDTGKKSPVRNTQSPPQGTSKVSKVYVCAQCDERFPEYNITALRAHMLQKHSTHLKNPTVNLAAKNALFQSSTKSAPGVLMVNSLRPNMKHETQPRNPSFNSTATTSVLGQSSFKSPARVMAVMYPPKMQVQDTRQIPGIPAKPIEIVVKRFTDLQCAKCECKSNDRVEFEKHIASHKTDDHLSQCHQCGLCFRVQDALRRHMFIKHKIKDIVAFEKRRLEVLRKAEEDLKQKKQEETEKEGEGKGPSTADNSPPGGEVDNKVEKKEPKKDDDVVKEDPCKFKCEVCKAEFDNDKTFAVHKRSHGLAFITKK